The Gossypium arboreum isolate Shixiya-1 chromosome 6, ASM2569848v2, whole genome shotgun sequence DNA window TTTAAGGCATCAAATCAGAAAAACAAGACCAAAGCTGTGTCTGCATCTGTGCTCACATCAGGGAAAAAACCCACAATTGCAAAGTCGGTAAAATCTACTGCTCCAGCCAAACCTTCAAAGAAAATAGTTAAGGTCTCAAAAAGTTTGAAGACTGCAAAAACATCTGCAGTGGGAAAGAAAAACAGGTCAATTGGTGGGAGTTCTGAGGGCAAGAAACTGAAGGTTGTTGGATTTAGGGGACAAGCTTCCTCGAGCAAGAGAGAATCGTTTACACCAAGTTGATTGTGGTCAAAGTTTGGAATTCTGAAAATGGCTTTTAACATGTAATCAAtcaataattgaaaaaaaaaaatcatgttaaATTCATCTCTTTTATCTTAGCACTTAGAATTGATTGCAACACATCTATATTTGTTTTTCCACTTTGCACCCTTAAAGGTTAGCTGAGGATGTCTTAGTGGGAGTTTATATTAGCCTGTTGTGCAGAAAATTCATACATGGATTGGGGATAGAGATTCAAGGGTTCCCCCCTCCTGTATGGATGGGTATTGATTTTGTTCCATTACGACTGTTAATGCAACGCATAGAATTCAGTAGTGCTTAGGGTTATAAATATACCAGGAGGAGGTTTGTTTTTAAAGGATATTCTGATATTTTgaacattttctatcaattatgtTGACAGGCTGGGAGTATGTGGCATGgaaaatgtaattaaaatattacaCAAAGCACAACACAAACAAGGATACATAAATTGTGGTAATGGACGTCAAACTCGTTTACTTCCATGTGAGTAGACGACTTTTGGAAGAGGTAACAACATTGCCTTCAGAATCATATATTATGACCCCAGAAAAATCAGGTAGCTGACACTTCTCTCCCATGAGAATGTTCTTCTGCCAAACTGGTTGTTCACGGCTGAACATGCTTGTGTCCGCAACATCGTCTGCTTGGTAGTCACTGATTTCGGCATTTGTAGCTTCATGCTGTATTTCTATGACAGGATCGATATAATCCTCGTCGAAAAATTCATAGCAGGCTCTCCATTGACGGCGCAGTTTGCGCGTGTGGGAAGCACACTTGATTAATGCAAAAGCGCATAGAAGAAGGGTAACTGCAGCCAGGCCTGCTTGAGAGGCGTTGAGTGGTGTTGAACTTGGTGATGTTGAGTAAAGTTGGCGAGCCATGGGAGACCTGAGAGACATTTCTGGGAAAATGGTGAACAACTTTATATATACGGTCATTTTTGTGTGCCTAAATGAATGGGGTTGTTGAAATTGAAGGATTTGTTAGATTTTAGACATAACTAATATTCTCTGTTTTTTGGTGGTTTAGGTTAAGATCGaccttttctttatatttttcagCCGCACGCAAAAGTtgatttttgcatgcattttgTTTGCTTCAACTCAATCTATTTGATTTATAATTCTAATAGTTGAAATTGAATCTATTTGATTTATAATTCTAATAGTTGAAATTGTAGAGATATTTATTGGTTGAGTTGAATCAAATTTGGATTTAAGCttttatttgtaaatatttagcTCGCATTGATTTCAAGcacatttatattttaaaatttttatattaaatatttaataaatttatatttttcatttgttaaatttttttaattaacttaatattttttaGTATGTTTATATTATACTATTTATATATCATTATAGATTTAATTTTACTTGTTATGTTACATTATATACTAAAGTAGCATTATCTTGTATTACAAACTTAAAAATGAATCGGGTTGGACCAAAGTCGAATATTAAATGCTCGAGTCTAAGTTTAGCTCATAATTTAAatggatttaatttttttttatttaaatctacTTTTGAAATCTAACATTTGTGttcaaattcttttaaatttctATTAAGGCGAATAACCTAACTTGAAAATGTCTAAAAATGGAGGACTACAACCCTACAAGGTGGTAGGTTGCTCGTTAGTACAAGGATCACATATCTCTTATGGATTAAGTAAACTGTACTACTATAAAAGTATAAGATAACTAATGCAATTTTCTTCATTATTTACGTCAGTTGCAAAATGTAACTGcgctttccttttccttttcttttccaaAAGGTTTAATGCACTGTTTTATCCGtaaatttagtattttttatatttaaaatttttgtccatattagtTTGAGGTAGTTTTCTCTAATTTAATCTTTGAATTTGGTTTTTGTTTAGATGTGATGATATGATACTATGTTATTATGTCATttcattatttgaaaattttaaaatacttatgtattttgtatttttatattttataatttttaaaattttcaagtgatGATGTGCTATAATCATGTCACATCATCATACTTTAACAAAATTAAGTTTAGAcattaaattgaaaaaagtgcCAAATTTTGAGActaatgtagaaaaataaagaaactaaaaaataaaaataaataaagttcaAGATCTAACTGTAATCTAGTGAAGTTTAAGAGTTTAATACAAGCCACAAACtggtataaaaatatgaattaaggAAAAATCAAAGTCTTGCCTCTTCTTTATGCTTGAAGGAGTGCATAAGATTTTTTTGCTGTGTGCATGCTTTTGTCTTGCTTGTCAAGGGTGTTCATTTTGATCATTGCTTGTTGATTGGTTGAGATGTTGTTGTGTAGCTATGGAAACCGAGTTCCAAAGGTTGTTCGTTCAAGAGAAGGAGAAAGAGGAGCTTGAGGAAATGAAGGCAGAGAACAATTATAAAGACCAAAGTGTGGGGGATGTATTTAACCTTTTGATGAGGTTGGTCTTTATCTCATCCAGTTCTATCATAAGAATgatttgaagaagatgatagtagGAGGCAGGTATTTAACTAGGGTTGCCACCCCCATACTTCTAGCTAGACTAGGATTtcatttttctatttgaaatagaaTTTTTCCTGTAAATAGATGACACTGGTAGGGCTAAATAAAAAacttttgagatattgttattctaccCAAAAATAGTGAGAGTTTTATTCTCTAAGTACAAAATTCTATTTTCCAGAATAACAATTTTACTAGTTTCTATTGAGAGAGAATTTTGCTTTCACACTGaaagtaaataaaattatttcTGGTTCTTTGTTTGACTTGAATCATTCGAGCCCAAACTTGAAGTAGTTCGTAGTACGAGAATAGCGGAGAAGgtcatttggttgaaagccaaGAACGACAAGTATCCGTCTAATTGAAAACAAAGGTGCAAATTTGGTAAAGggtttatttctataaatattacaaacggctcaatttttaaaattttttatttttcgttGTGCAAGAAATCCATTTTTAAATCCGATTTTTTCCAACACTATTGCAGATCATAAAGTATTATGTCTTTACGGAGACCCTGGTGTGGTGGAGGGATGCATTTGCATATGGATATGCACTTGATGCCTACGGGCTTTGCACTTCAGTGCTCTAGTGTGATGTAGTTTAAGCTCTTATAAGCTACCTAGTGTGGTGTAGTTCACCAATGTATCCGAGTTTGTTTTACTAGGGTATGATTTTGTGTCATATTTGATTCTATTAAGTGTGATTACTTTAAGTTACACGAGCTTGGTATGATAAATGTTGCATGAAATATTCAAGTTG harbors:
- the LOC108485931 gene encoding uncharacterized protein LOC108485931 → MTVYIKLFTIFPEMSLRSPMARQLYSTSPSSTPLNASQAGLAAVTLLLCAFALIKCASHTRKLRRQWRACYEFFDEDYIDPVIEIQHEATNAEISDYQADDVADTSMFSREQPVWQKNILMGEKCQLPDFSGVIIYDSEGNVVTSSKSRLLTWK